From Pseudomonas sp. stari2, a single genomic window includes:
- the fmt gene encoding methionyl-tRNA formyltransferase encodes MTEPLRIVFAGTPEFAAEHLKALLDSPYEIVAVYTQPDRPAGRGQKLMPSPVKQLALENNIQVLQPPTLRNADAQAELAALKPDLMVVVAYGLILPQVVLDIPRLGCINSHASLLPRWRGAAPIQRAVEAGDAESGVTVMRMEAGLDTGPMLLKVVTPISAEDTGGSLHDRLAEMGPPAVVQAIAGLAAGTLEGEVQNDDLATYAHKLNKDEARIDWSRPAVELERLVRAFNPWPITHSTLNGEALKVLAATLAEGKGAPGTILGASKDGLLVACGEQALCLTRLQLPGGKALNFSDLFNSRREKFATGTVLGATVDAQ; translated from the coding sequence ATGACTGAGCCACTGCGCATCGTTTTTGCCGGCACCCCGGAATTCGCCGCCGAACACCTCAAGGCCTTGCTGGACAGCCCTTACGAGATCGTTGCGGTCTACACCCAACCGGATCGTCCGGCCGGTCGTGGGCAAAAACTGATGCCGAGCCCGGTCAAACAGCTCGCTCTGGAAAACAATATCCAGGTGTTGCAGCCGCCGACCCTGCGCAACGCTGACGCTCAAGCCGAGCTCGCAGCTCTCAAGCCTGACTTGATGGTGGTGGTCGCCTACGGCCTGATCCTGCCGCAAGTGGTGCTGGATATTCCGCGCCTGGGTTGCATCAACAGCCACGCCTCGCTGCTGCCACGCTGGCGTGGTGCGGCGCCAATCCAGCGCGCCGTGGAAGCGGGCGATGCCGAAAGCGGCGTGACCGTGATGCGCATGGAAGCGGGCCTCGATACCGGGCCGATGCTGCTCAAGGTCGTCACCCCGATCAGCGCCGAAGACACCGGTGGCAGCCTCCACGACCGTCTCGCCGAGATGGGCCCGCCAGCCGTCGTGCAAGCGATTGCCGGTCTGGCTGCTGGCACCCTGGAAGGCGAAGTGCAGAACGACGACCTCGCCACCTACGCGCACAAACTGAACAAGGACGAAGCGCGCATCGACTGGAGCCGTCCGGCCGTCGAGCTGGAACGTCTGGTCCGCGCCTTCAATCCATGGCCGATCACCCACAGCACGCTCAACGGCGAAGCACTTAAAGTGCTGGCGGCGACACTGGCCGAAGGCAAAGGCGCACCGGGCACCATCCTCGGCGCCAGCAAGGACGGTCTGCTCGTCGCCTGTGGCGAACAGGCGCTGTGCCTGACCCGCTTGCAATTGCCCGGCGGCAAGGCACTGAACTTCAGCGATCTGTTCAACAGCCGTCGTGAGAAATTCGCCACCGGCACCGTACTGGGCGCAACGGTGGACGCTCAATGA
- the def gene encoding peptide deformylase — translation MAILNILEFPDPRLRTIAKPVAVVDDEVRQLVDDMFETMYEAPGIGLAATQVNVHKRIVVMDLSEDRTEPRVFINPEFESLTDEMEQYQEGCLSVPGFYENVDRPQKVKIKALDRDGQPYELIAEGLLAVCIQHECDHLNGKLFVDYLSTLKRDRIKKKLEKQHRQNA, via the coding sequence ATGGCCATTTTGAACATCCTCGAATTTCCGGACCCGCGTCTGCGCACTATCGCCAAACCTGTGGCTGTAGTGGACGACGAAGTGCGTCAGCTGGTCGATGACATGTTTGAAACAATGTATGAAGCGCCGGGCATCGGCCTTGCCGCGACCCAGGTCAACGTGCACAAACGTATCGTCGTGATGGACCTTTCCGAAGACCGCACCGAACCCCGGGTGTTCATCAACCCCGAGTTCGAATCGCTGACCGACGAAATGGAGCAATACCAGGAAGGCTGCCTCTCGGTGCCGGGTTTCTACGAAAACGTCGACCGCCCGCAGAAGGTCAAGATCAAGGCTCTGGATCGTGACGGCCAGCCTTACGAACTGATCGCCGAAGGCCTGCTCGCCGTGTGCATCCAGCACGAATGCGACCACCTCAACGGCAAGTTGTTCGTCGATTACCTGTCCACGCTCAAACGCGACCGGATCAAGAAGAAACTGGAAAAGCAGCACCGCCAGAACGCTTGA
- the rsmB gene encoding 16S rRNA (cytosine(967)-C(5))-methyltransferase RsmB produces the protein MNPRLAAAKALAAVLSGKASLNSSLPTQLDKVEDRDRGFTQDLAFGTARWQPRLSALAEKLLQKPFKAADADVEALLLVGLYQLLYTRVPPHAAIGETVGCADKLKKPWAKGLLNAVLRSAQRESEAIFAELERDPVVRTAHPRWLQKSLKAFWPEQWEAICEANNAHPPMILRVNRRHHSRDAYLGLLTEAGIAAQPCTFSRDGIVLDAAADVRSLPGFAEGWISVQDEAAQLAADLLDLAPGQRVLDACCAPGGKTCHILEAEPALAGVVAVDLEAKRLVRVKENLERLGLNAELIAADGRDTAAWWDGKPFQRILLDAPCSATGVIRRHPDIKLTRQADDIVALAQLQGELLDAMWKTLEVGGILLYATCSTLPTENTEVIGAFLERTPGARELDLATAAGIKQPHGRQLLAQQGGHDGFYYAKLIKIAAARG, from the coding sequence ATGAACCCGCGTCTGGCTGCCGCCAAGGCACTCGCCGCCGTCCTGAGCGGCAAGGCTTCGCTCAACAGCTCTCTGCCGACGCAACTGGACAAGGTCGAGGATCGCGATCGCGGTTTCACCCAGGATCTGGCGTTCGGCACCGCCCGCTGGCAGCCACGTTTGTCGGCGCTGGCGGAGAAACTGCTGCAGAAGCCGTTTAAGGCCGCCGACGCCGATGTCGAGGCGTTGCTGCTGGTCGGTCTCTATCAGTTGCTCTACACCCGCGTCCCGCCGCACGCCGCCATCGGCGAAACCGTCGGTTGCGCGGACAAGCTGAAAAAGCCGTGGGCCAAAGGCCTGCTCAACGCCGTACTGCGCAGCGCCCAGCGCGAAAGTGAGGCGATCTTCGCCGAACTGGAACGCGACCCGGTGGTGCGCACCGCCCACCCGCGCTGGCTACAAAAATCCCTGAAAGCATTCTGGCCTGAGCAATGGGAAGCGATCTGCGAGGCCAACAACGCGCATCCGCCGATGATCCTGCGGGTCAACCGCCGTCATCACAGCCGTGACGCCTACCTCGGTCTGCTGACTGAAGCGGGCATCGCCGCGCAGCCGTGCACCTTCAGCCGCGACGGCATCGTCCTCGACGCCGCCGCTGACGTGCGCAGCCTCCCGGGTTTCGCCGAGGGCTGGATCAGCGTGCAGGACGAAGCCGCGCAACTGGCCGCAGACCTTCTTGATCTCGCGCCGGGCCAACGAGTGCTGGACGCCTGCTGTGCACCGGGCGGCAAGACCTGCCACATCCTCGAAGCCGAACCGGCACTGGCCGGTGTGGTCGCGGTGGACCTGGAAGCCAAGCGTCTGGTGCGGGTGAAAGAAAACCTCGAACGCCTCGGTCTGAACGCCGAACTGATCGCCGCCGACGGTCGCGACACGGCGGCATGGTGGGACGGCAAACCGTTCCAGCGCATCCTGCTCGACGCGCCGTGCTCGGCCACCGGGGTGATCCGCCGCCATCCAGACATCAAGCTGACCCGTCAGGCCGACGACATCGTCGCCCTCGCGCAACTGCAAGGCGAGTTGCTCGACGCGATGTGGAAAACCCTCGAAGTGGGCGGCATCCTGCTGTACGCCACCTGCTCGACCTTGCCGACCGAGAACACCGAAGTCATCGGCGCATTCCTTGAGCGCACGCCAGGTGCCCGGGAACTGGATCTGGCCACCGCAGCCGGGATCAAGCAACCCCATGGTCGCCAATTGCTGGCCCAGCAGGGCGGGCATGACGGGTTCTACTACGCCAAGCTGATCAAGATCGCTGCCGCGCGCGGCTAA
- a CDS encoding LysM peptidoglycan-binding domain-containing protein, translated as MRKSLLALLFLASAGAAHGQVQLKEGFPQQYTVVSGDTLWDISGKYLREPWQWPQLWRANPQIENPNLIYPGDTLTLSYVNGQPRLTLNRGESRGTIKLSPRIRSSPVAEAIPSIPLKSINSFLLSNRIVDKVEDFDKAPYIVAGDAERVLSGTGDRIFARGHFDPNQPVYGIFRQGKVYTDPQSKEFLGINADDIGGGEIVATEGDVATLALQRTTQEVRLGDRLFSGEERSINSTFMPSAPSTDIKGLIIDVPRGVTQIGAMDVVTLNKGKRDGLVEGNVLVVMKTGETVRDRITGQPLKIPDERAGLLMVFRTYDKLSYGLVLNASRSLAVLDKVRNP; from the coding sequence ATGAGGAAATCACTACTCGCCCTGCTGTTTCTGGCTTCGGCCGGCGCAGCGCACGGGCAAGTGCAACTCAAGGAAGGTTTTCCACAGCAATACACAGTGGTTTCCGGGGATACGCTCTGGGACATCTCCGGTAAATATTTGCGCGAACCCTGGCAGTGGCCGCAGCTGTGGCGGGCCAATCCGCAGATCGAAAACCCCAACCTGATCTATCCGGGCGACACGCTGACGCTCAGTTACGTCAACGGCCAGCCCCGCCTGACCCTCAATCGCGGGGAGTCGCGCGGCACGATCAAGCTGTCGCCACGGATCCGCAGCAGCCCGGTGGCCGAAGCGATCCCGAGCATTCCGCTCAAATCCATCAACAGCTTTCTGCTGAGCAACCGCATCGTCGACAAGGTCGAGGACTTCGACAAGGCGCCGTACATCGTTGCCGGCGATGCCGAGCGGGTGCTCAGCGGCACCGGCGACCGGATCTTCGCCCGCGGGCATTTCGATCCGAACCAGCCGGTCTACGGCATCTTCCGCCAGGGCAAGGTCTACACCGATCCGCAGAGCAAGGAGTTTCTTGGGATCAACGCCGATGACATCGGCGGCGGTGAAATCGTCGCCACCGAGGGTGACGTTGCCACCCTCGCCCTGCAACGCACCACCCAGGAAGTGCGCCTCGGCGACCGTCTGTTCAGCGGCGAAGAGCGTTCGATCAACTCGACCTTCATGCCCAGCGCTCCCTCCACCGACATCAAAGGCCTGATCATCGACGTGCCACGGGGCGTAACACAGATCGGCGCAATGGACGTGGTGACCCTGAACAAGGGCAAACGCGACGGTTTGGTCGAAGGCAACGTGCTGGTGGTGATGAAGACCGGGGAAACCGTGCGTGACCGGATCACCGGCCAGCCGTTGAAAATCCCCGATGAACGTGCCGGATTGCTGATGGTGTTCCGTACCTACGACAAGCTCAGTTACGGCCTGGTACTCAACGCATCGCGCTCGCTGGCGGTGCTGGACAAGGTGCGAAATCCTTAG
- a CDS encoding L-threonylcarbamoyladenylate synthase translates to MVNSWRVQQAAREIRAGAVIAYPTEAVWGLGCDPWNEEAVDRLLAIKNRSVDKGLILVADNIRQFDFLFEDFPQDWIDRMASTWPGPNTWLVPHQNLLPEWVTGVHDTVALRVSDHPQVRDLCSLVGPLISTSANPQGRPAAKSRLRVEQYFRGQVDLVLGGMLGGRKNPSLIRDLASGRVVRPS, encoded by the coding sequence ATGGTCAACAGTTGGCGTGTGCAACAAGCCGCACGAGAGATTCGCGCCGGGGCGGTGATTGCCTATCCAACCGAAGCCGTCTGGGGGCTGGGGTGCGATCCGTGGAATGAAGAAGCGGTGGATCGCCTGTTGGCGATCAAGAACCGTTCGGTGGACAAGGGGTTGATCCTGGTCGCCGACAACATTCGTCAGTTCGATTTCCTGTTCGAGGATTTCCCCCAGGACTGGATCGATCGCATGGCCAGTACCTGGCCGGGGCCGAACACCTGGCTGGTGCCGCACCAGAACCTGTTGCCGGAGTGGGTGACCGGGGTGCATGACACCGTGGCATTGCGGGTCAGTGATCATCCGCAGGTGCGGGACTTGTGCTCGCTGGTCGGGCCGTTGATCTCGACCTCGGCCAACCCGCAAGGCAGGCCGGCGGCGAAGAGTCGCTTGCGGGTCGAGCAGTATTTCCGTGGTCAGGTCGATCTGGTGTTGGGCGGAATGCTCGGTGGGCGCAAGAACCCGAGCCTGATTCGCGATCTGGCGAGTGGCAGGGTTGTGCGCCCGTCCTGA
- the dprA gene encoding DNA-processing protein DprA gives MMMSVSTPVSPAELEARLRLHRLPEIGPKRFSRLLEAFGSASKAISAPASAWRSLGLPVASADARRCPEVRDGASRALAWLERPGQHLLMWDQPDYPALLAQIPDPPPLLFVAGKPLILEKPQLAMVGSRRASRPGMDTATAFARSLAGAGFVITSGLALGIDAAVHQAALDVGGQTVGVLGTGLEKFYPQRNRRLAETMIASGSAVISEFPLDAGPTASNFPRRNRIISGLSLGVLVVEASVASGSLITARLAAEQGREVYAIPGSIHHPGARGCHQLIRDGAVLVETIEHILEALRGWQHLPVSTTAPATDNPLLRLLHAAPHTSEGLADSSGWALPKVLAALTELEMDGRAVCENGRWFARVS, from the coding sequence ATGATGATGTCTGTCTCTACGCCGGTTTCCCCGGCGGAACTGGAAGCGCGTTTGCGCCTGCACCGCTTGCCGGAAATCGGCCCGAAACGTTTTTCCCGGTTGCTCGAAGCGTTCGGCTCCGCCTCCAAAGCCATCAGTGCGCCGGCCAGTGCCTGGCGCTCGCTGGGTTTGCCGGTGGCGAGCGCCGACGCCCGCCGTTGTCCTGAAGTGCGTGATGGTGCCAGTCGCGCATTGGCCTGGCTAGAGCGCCCGGGCCAGCATTTGCTGATGTGGGACCAGCCGGATTACCCGGCATTGCTGGCGCAGATTCCTGATCCACCACCGCTGCTGTTCGTCGCCGGTAAACCGCTGATCCTGGAAAAACCGCAACTGGCGATGGTCGGTAGCCGCCGCGCTTCACGTCCGGGCATGGACACCGCCACGGCGTTTGCCCGCAGCCTGGCCGGAGCCGGTTTCGTCATCACCAGTGGCCTGGCGCTGGGCATCGATGCCGCCGTGCATCAAGCCGCGCTCGACGTCGGCGGGCAAACCGTGGGTGTGCTGGGCACCGGGCTGGAAAAATTTTATCCACAGCGCAATCGGCGGCTGGCGGAGACGATGATTGCCTCTGGCAGCGCGGTGATTTCGGAGTTTCCACTGGACGCCGGACCGACGGCGAGCAACTTCCCCAGGCGCAACCGGATCATCAGCGGTTTGTCCCTCGGCGTACTGGTGGTCGAGGCCAGTGTGGCCAGCGGCTCGCTGATCACCGCGCGACTGGCAGCGGAACAGGGTCGTGAGGTCTATGCGATTCCCGGCTCGATTCACCACCCCGGCGCGCGCGGTTGCCATCAACTGATCCGCGATGGCGCGGTACTGGTAGAAACCATCGAGCATATCCTCGAGGCCCTGCGTGGCTGGCAGCACTTGCCGGTATCCACCACTGCACCGGCTACGGACAATCCGTTGCTGCGCCTGCTGCACGCGGCACCTCACACCAGTGAGGGCTTGGCCGACAGCAGTGGCTGGGCTTTGCCCAAAGTGCTGGCGGCGTTGACCGAATTGGAGATGGATGGCCGCGCGGTATGCGAAAACGGCCGCTGGTTTGCGCGGGTAAGCTAG